One Nitrospinota bacterium DNA window includes the following coding sequences:
- a CDS encoding S26 family signal peptidase — protein sequence MTNKERVLESKKKSVWLVLLLIPFVYIGSRIPENFAVTTSASLSHRIYFLVRLKKEDKIHRGDYVWIRSLSSKYIDDGKEFSAIKRVACNAGDLLEVSDQNYSCNGRYLGRAKRYSLKGVLLKDFIFNGIIPEGEIFVMGEHKDSFDSRYLGFIKRDNIGAVGIPII from the coding sequence GTGACGAATAAGGAAAGAGTTCTCGAATCAAAAAAGAAATCTGTATGGTTAGTACTTCTGCTAATTCCTTTTGTATACATCGGGAGCCGTATTCCTGAAAATTTTGCAGTCACCACATCGGCTTCTTTATCGCACAGGATATATTTTCTTGTTCGGTTGAAAAAGGAGGACAAGATACATAGAGGCGACTACGTCTGGATCAGATCTCTTTCATCAAAATATATAGATGATGGAAAAGAGTTTTCGGCGATAAAACGTGTTGCCTGCAATGCCGGAGATCTTCTTGAAGTTTCGGATCAAAACTACAGTTGCAACGGTCGATATCTCGGCAGGGCAAAAAGATATTCCTTGAAAGGCGTTCTTCTGAAGGATTTTATCTTCAACGGAATTATACCTGAAGGGGAAATCTTTGTTATGGGAGAGCATAAAGACAGTTTCGACAGCAGATATCTGGGGTTTATAAAAAGGGACAACATAGGAGCAGTCGGAATTCCGATCATCTGA
- a CDS encoding type-F conjugative transfer system pilin assembly protein TrbC: protein MTAPFIVAADGNVNGIDKVNMAIQRAIEAEKNIHLPVQTDHGKEFKETFNSDKLFDSIDKEKERLKKKFNPDSSTATGKADKQSIEKKRTTHFTNNERVYIFISESVPEDTLRVYAKDIAKLPHEKSFLVMRGFVGGMKNFKPTIDFIQRIRLKKKSCDFKSIQCEQEPVEVLIDPLLYEKFKINRVPAIVYDSGISSYVVYGDISLVGSLELMGKEANSSTLDFSIKVLRGEAEVLKEGESHE from the coding sequence GTGACCGCTCCTTTCATTGTTGCTGCGGATGGAAATGTAAACGGCATTGATAAGGTCAATATGGCCATACAAAGGGCAATTGAGGCAGAGAAGAATATTCATCTGCCGGTACAAACGGATCATGGCAAGGAGTTCAAGGAAACATTTAATTCAGATAAGCTTTTCGATTCGATTGATAAAGAAAAGGAGAGGCTTAAAAAGAAATTCAATCCTGATAGCAGTACTGCCACGGGAAAAGCAGATAAACAGTCAATTGAAAAGAAGAGAACAACTCATTTTACAAATAATGAGCGGGTCTATATATTTATTTCCGAATCGGTCCCGGAAGATACGCTTCGCGTGTACGCAAAAGATATTGCAAAACTTCCGCATGAAAAATCTTTCTTAGTAATGAGGGGGTTCGTCGGCGGGATGAAGAACTTCAAGCCGACAATCGATTTCATTCAGCGTATAAGACTGAAGAAAAAAAGTTGCGACTTCAAATCGATTCAATGTGAACAGGAGCCTGTTGAGGTACTCATAGATCCGCTACTTTATGAAAAGTTCAAAATAAACCGGGTTCCGGCGATTGTCTATGATTCGGGGATTTCTTCATACGTCGTATACGGAGATATCTCATTGGTTGGAAGTCTGGAGCTGATGGGGAAGGAAGCCAACTCTTCTACTCTCGATTTTTCGATAAAGGTATTGAGAGGAGAGGCAGAAGTATTAAAGGAAGGGGAATCGCATGAGTAG
- a CDS encoding conjugal transfer protein TraH gives MKTKGCLIVVVLLFVAILSGTAIAGGWMDDWLTQKTSTSGGYYKGSNRGYLTGGSFNARWYSGSDSPVTVTPPKLEFGCGGINAYIGGVSFLNDPKYLQSKLESILSSSTSVAFAMALDSLCPQCEKTITKLEDMANKINGLMIDDCTASKELVAYMKDLPDSSKSHSVGELAERMTGGYNANTDQIKDGIKDNDNQPTLGDDVMSASCPQDIKDIFATQGSVLQHLADKKGLSASYVNMMRGFMGDILITTADVGGGNSVYKAIVIEGCPENKKGSVSNLLKGNAKARPADGSSCVVIPDTNKDLIAYANTVLVRAADKIENRSAQISTDVDFMGAIPLPIIPTLRMGILTQQKAAAADSLAELVAIAYAYNMMVDLTDKGQELMRLAGRIGGATGSFEPGCRLGSMEESIGKMNILFKEVAAMRVELQKEYAIAAERPKALMDLSARYMTLQKDARKDLSDVLGAGQAARVMR, from the coding sequence ATGAAAACAAAAGGTTGTCTGATTGTAGTCGTGCTGCTGTTTGTAGCGATTCTATCCGGTACTGCTATAGCAGGCGGCTGGATGGATGATTGGCTTACCCAAAAGACAAGTACCTCTGGGGGGTACTATAAAGGTAGCAACAGGGGATATCTGACTGGCGGAAGTTTCAACGCACGCTGGTACAGCGGTTCGGATTCGCCTGTTACCGTAACGCCACCAAAACTGGAATTTGGTTGTGGCGGTATCAATGCATACATAGGAGGCGTTTCGTTTCTCAATGATCCGAAATACCTTCAGTCAAAACTGGAATCGATCCTTTCTTCCAGTACATCGGTCGCGTTTGCGATGGCGCTTGATTCACTTTGCCCTCAATGCGAAAAAACCATAACGAAGCTTGAGGATATGGCCAACAAGATAAACGGGCTGATGATAGACGATTGCACTGCATCCAAGGAGCTGGTCGCTTACATGAAAGATCTGCCTGACTCAAGCAAGAGCCACTCAGTAGGGGAACTGGCAGAGAGGATGACAGGCGGATACAACGCAAACACCGATCAAATTAAAGACGGGATTAAAGATAACGACAACCAGCCAACGCTTGGCGACGACGTTATGTCGGCCTCGTGTCCCCAGGATATAAAAGATATTTTCGCGACTCAAGGATCTGTATTACAGCACTTGGCCGACAAGAAAGGTCTTTCAGCGTCATATGTGAACATGATGCGCGGATTCATGGGGGATATATTGATTACAACTGCCGATGTGGGCGGCGGCAATTCGGTCTATAAAGCGATTGTCATTGAGGGTTGTCCTGAGAATAAAAAGGGATCCGTAAGCAATTTACTTAAAGGGAATGCCAAGGCAAGACCAGCTGACGGATCTTCCTGTGTGGTCATACCGGACACAAACAAAGATCTTATTGCCTACGCAAATACAGTTCTTGTAAGGGCGGCGGATAAAATTGAAAACCGTTCAGCCCAGATCTCGACCGACGTTGATTTTATGGGGGCGATACCGCTACCGATAATACCGACTCTTCGGATGGGGATTTTGACCCAACAGAAAGCGGCAGCGGCGGACAGCCTGGCGGAACTTGTCGCGATAGCCTACGCATACAACATGATGGTAGATCTGACAGATAAGGGACAGGAACTCATGCGGCTTGCCGGAAGAATAGGGGGGGCAACTGGATCTTTCGAACCGGGTTGCAGACTCGGTTCAATGGAAGAATCGATAGGAAAGATGAATATCCTTTTCAAAGAGGTAGCCGCCATGCGGGTTGAATTACAAAAGGAATACGCCATTGCGGCCGAAAGACCAAAAGCGCTTATGGACCTTTCTGCCAGGTATATGACTCTGCAAAAAGATGCCAGAAAGGATCTCTCCGATGTTCTTGGAGCAGGACAGGCCGCCAGAGTGATGAGGTAG
- a CDS encoding TraU family protein, with the protein MGKKKKVIVKVVVALVLAITVEAEAMCPSGFLNPIDDIAWEGIFPIKIGGVVVSSSDFPDSPDAASAAVCICPDPMMVMRPGITTAFWEPIRMIETVKEPFCFPTVGLGLPNPVPGTLTGSSEMATMGNTGESTTLQAHYFIYPVWGLMGMMTDSMCVESSTGLDVAYITEVDPLWQNDLLAFFLNPEALLFANPVASIACIADSVASNAGLSIPFLFWCMGSWGNAYPLSGHVMASDPIQSGAAIAGRMVYKMGRMGLAYDAASNVCFPIPAPIWNKSYYRLNLSRPRKSGLTVIGRSDLIWGWGKNLSVLSGDNNVWTLWRKRACCAF; encoded by the coding sequence ATGGGAAAAAAGAAAAAGGTAATTGTCAAAGTTGTTGTTGCGCTTGTTCTTGCAATAACAGTTGAAGCCGAAGCTATGTGTCCTTCCGGGTTTCTGAACCCTATAGATGATATCGCATGGGAAGGGATATTCCCGATAAAAATCGGAGGGGTAGTTGTATCATCATCCGACTTTCCAGATTCCCCGGATGCGGCTTCTGCGGCTGTCTGCATCTGCCCTGATCCTATGATGGTTATGCGACCGGGTATTACTACAGCATTCTGGGAGCCGATAAGAATGATTGAAACTGTAAAAGAGCCATTCTGTTTTCCGACCGTAGGGCTTGGTCTGCCAAATCCTGTCCCCGGAACGCTCACAGGATCGAGCGAGATGGCCACTATGGGAAACACTGGAGAAAGCACAACCTTGCAGGCCCATTACTTTATCTATCCGGTCTGGGGACTTATGGGGATGATGACAGATTCGATGTGTGTTGAATCTTCTACCGGCCTTGATGTCGCATACATAACGGAGGTTGATCCGCTTTGGCAAAACGATCTGCTGGCATTTTTTTTAAATCCTGAAGCGCTTCTGTTTGCCAATCCGGTTGCGAGTATTGCATGTATCGCCGACAGCGTCGCTTCAAATGCTGGATTGTCGATTCCATTTCTGTTCTGGTGCATGGGGTCATGGGGTAACGCCTATCCACTATCGGGCCATGTCATGGCTTCCGATCCTATACAGTCAGGCGCGGCAATCGCAGGAAGGATGGTCTACAAGATGGGCCGCATGGGCCTTGCCTATGACGCCGCTTCAAATGTCTGCTTTCCGATCCCAGCACCTATATGGAACAAGTCCTATTACAGGTTGAATCTTTCCAGGCCAAGAAAAAGCGGTTTGACGGTCATCGGCAGGAGCGATCTTATCTGGGGATGGGGAAAGAACCTTTCAGTTCTTTCAGGAGATAACAACGTATGGACACTCTGGAGAAAGAGGGCCTGCTGTGCGTTTTAA
- a CDS encoding conjugal transfer protein TraF, with protein sequence MALNKWIVVIILLMITFNYAIAGEKSSEEKNGWFWYRYEPPTKDEEDPENLSKKGEKQKDEIFIPKLSDYTYESLISMHPDEFRPLLESFHKKMVQSPTLDNATEYQIVKEVARKKARAAATAMTMVTQINPSLDAQNDYPSSNTGRVAFQSQQKSEVESRLIDAKDSFGLLYFYRDDCPYCDAMNKSLQLFLAKYGWEVKYVDTKNQKSMADMFSADSVPYVITVYRKSGESMPVTAGVIPLTEFEDRLYRAIRYLRKEAPLENLDTYDFQKGGAFDMSEPISFPARVKAEGE encoded by the coding sequence ATGGCCTTAAATAAATGGATCGTAGTGATTATCCTTTTAATGATCACGTTTAACTATGCGATAGCAGGTGAAAAGTCGAGTGAAGAAAAAAACGGTTGGTTCTGGTACAGATACGAGCCGCCGACAAAGGATGAAGAAGATCCTGAAAACCTTTCCAAAAAAGGGGAGAAGCAAAAAGATGAGATCTTCATTCCGAAACTCTCCGACTATACATACGAATCCCTTATCTCAATGCACCCGGATGAATTCAGACCATTGCTCGAATCATTTCACAAAAAAATGGTGCAGTCACCGACGCTTGATAATGCAACCGAGTACCAGATCGTAAAAGAGGTTGCGAGAAAAAAAGCCAGGGCGGCAGCGACCGCAATGACGATGGTTACGCAGATCAACCCTTCACTGGACGCGCAGAATGATTATCCGTCATCGAATACGGGGCGCGTCGCATTTCAGTCCCAGCAGAAAAGTGAGGTGGAATCAAGATTGATAGACGCAAAGGATAGTTTTGGACTCCTTTACTTTTACAGGGATGATTGCCCTTACTGCGACGCAATGAATAAAAGCCTCCAGCTCTTTTTAGCGAAATACGGCTGGGAGGTAAAGTATGTAGACACGAAAAACCAGAAATCTATGGCCGATATGTTCAGCGCTGATTCGGTCCCCTATGTCATAACCGTTTATCGGAAGAGTGGAGAATCCATGCCGGTTACGGCAGGGGTTATACCGTTGACCGAGTTCGAGGACAGGTTGTACAGGGCCATTCGTTACTTAAGGAAGGAAGCCCCTCTTGAAAATCTTGATACATATGATTTTCAAAAGGGGGGAGCATTTGATATGTCGGAACCAATCTCTTTTCCGGCAAGAGTTAAAGCAGAAGGGGAGTGA